From a single Rhinolophus ferrumequinum isolate MPI-CBG mRhiFer1 chromosome 15, mRhiFer1_v1.p, whole genome shotgun sequence genomic region:
- the SBK2 gene encoding serine/threonine-protein kinase SBK2, translating into MPGKQSDEEQVEGAAENGSAENEADEDLGGLTLEELQQGQEAALALEDMMALSAQTLVRAEVDELYQQVRPLGQGRFGRVLLVTHRQKGTLLALKQLPKASTSLRGFLYEFCVGLSLGVHEAVVTAYGIGIESADSYNFLTEAVLHGDLITFIQPKVGLPQSAAQRCAAQLASALEHIHSHGLVYRDLKPENVLVCDPACRRVKLTDFGHTRPRGTLLRLTGPPIPYTAPELCAPPPLPEGLPIQPALDAWALGVLLFCLLTGYFPWDQPLAETDPFYEDFLIWQGSGQPQDRPQPWIGLTPVADALLWGLLDPQPRRRSPVSSIQGYLGQPWRQREGEAEEGDEGVKEAGE; encoded by the exons ATGCCAGGCAAACAGTCAGATGAGGAACAGGTGGAGGGGGCTGCTGAGAACGGGTCTGCTGAGAATGAAGCTGATGAGGACCTGGGAGGCCTCACGTTGGAGGAGCTGCAGCAGGGCCAGGAGGCGGCCCTCGCACTGGAGGACATGATGGCCCTGAGTGCCCAGACCCTGGTCCGAGCCGAGGTGGATGAGCTCTACCAGCAAGTGCGTCCCTTGGGCCAGGGCCGCTTCGGCCGGGTCCTGCTGGTCACCCACCGTCAGAAAG GCACGCTCCTGGCACTAAAGCAGCTCCCAAAGGCCTCCACTTCCCTCCGCGGCTTCTTGTATGAGTTCTGCGTGGGCCTCTCACTGGGTGTGCACGAGGCTGTGGTGACAGCCTACGGCATTGGCATCGAGTCCGCCGACTCCTACAACTTCCTGACAGAGGCCGTCCTGCATGGGGACCTTATCACCTTCATCCAGCCCAAG GTGGGCCTCCCACAGTCAGCAGCCCAGCGCTGTGCGGCCCAGCTGGCCTCCGCCCTGGAGCACATTCACTCCCATGGCCTGGTGTACCGGGACCTCAAGCCCGAGAACGTGCTGGTGTGCGACCCGGCCTGCCGGCGGGTCAAGCTGACCGACTTCGGCCACACGCGGCCCCGCGGGACCCTGCTCCGCCTGACCGGGCCACCCATCCCCTACACGGCCCCTGAGCTCTGtgcaccccctcccctccccgagGGCCTGCCCATTCAGCCCGCCCTGGATGCGTGGGCGCTGGGCGTCCTGCTGTTCTGTCTCCTCACGGGCTACTTCCCCTGGGACCAGCCCCTGGCTGAAACCGACCCCTTCTACGAGGACTTCCTCATCTGGCAGGGCTCGGGCCAGCCCCAGGACCGGCCTCAGCCCTGGATCGGCCTGACGCCAGTGGCAGACGCTCTCCTGTGGGGGTTGCTGGACCCCCAGCCCCGAAGGAGGAGCCCTGTGAGCTCCATCCAGGGCTACCTGGGGCAACCCTGGAGGCAGCGGGAGGGGGAGGCTGAAGAGGGAGACGAGGGGGTCAAGGAGGCTGGAGAGTGA